The following are encoded together in the Silurus meridionalis isolate SWU-2019-XX chromosome 2, ASM1480568v1, whole genome shotgun sequence genome:
- the tnfaip3 gene encoding tumor necrosis factor alpha-induced protein 3, whose amino-acid sequence MSQGQNFLPKFLFVSNLLKAMKIRERVPHDVAKPSASGGLIHHLRSMHRYTLEMIRMSQFPQPFREIIQSAILDRAMQTSLEQEKRLNWCREVKKLVPLRTNGDGNCLLHAASQYMLGVQDTDLVLRKALYAVLKETDTSNFRARFQTELLHSQEFTQTGLRYSTKNWEEEWEKIVDMASPVVSSNGLQFDSLEDIHIFVLSNILRRPIIVIADQVLRSMKSGSSFSPLNVGGIYLPLHWPAGECYKYPIVLGYDSQHFAPLITIKDSGPEFRALPLINPGRGGFEELRIHFLTEKEQQQKERLLNEYLMLMEIPVIGLAYDPTQIIRAARLDEGNLPEDMNLMEDYLQLVNHEYKRWQEDKDALWAPTSQQAPPPFSVSQLSLIEIRCATPRCTFYVSVDTQPHCHQCFEKRRASGKHEAITSRPNRTNHANAPSEPTIPSPRSAPPTAPSLSLYSETHAMKCKTPGCLFTLSVEHDGLCERCFNARQAGNGQPQGPAHAWGHTQWGQSPRDCEKDRERDSHCIACRQEVKRTFNGLCPTCMRRNAPQQEPRIDMPAWVPSREPEHPGTTGHPWQTQTARPCKRPGCQFFGTSEKLGFCTICYVDYQTNHQAAPAVVQPRHTSEAGFQNVQCRGQDCGAMGKAMLEGYCNKCYVKEQSARLSEAATRGSVSPPNLRASKSRPTATLSQAQCRRSGCKNVSPGCTDLCPDCMNRGGPREGRRAHAPKEKSKQRCRTQGCDHYANQEKQGYCNECDHFKQVYRG is encoded by the exons ATGTCACAAGGCCAAAACTTCCTGCCCAAGTTCCTGTTTGTGAGCAACCTCCTGAAGGCCATGAAAATCCGCGAGCGTGTGCCCCACGACGTCGCAAAGCCTTCGGCCAGCGGCGGACTGATTCACCATCTGCGTAGCATGCACCGATACACGCTGGAGATGATCCGGATGAGCCAGTTCCCACAGCCCTTCCGGGAGATCATCCAGTCGGCCATCTTGGACCGGGCTATGCAGACCTCGCTGGAGCAGGAGAAGAGGCTCAACTGGTGCCGGGAGGTCAAGAAGCTGGTGCCGCTCCGGACAAACG GTGATGGGAATTGCCTGCTCCATGCGGCTTCACAGTACATGCTGGGTGTGCAGGACACGGACCTGGTCCTGCGTAAGGCCCTTTATGCCGTCCTCAAGGAAACGGACACCAGTAATTTCAGAGCACGCTTTCAAACAGAGCTGCTACACTCCCAGGAGTTCACCCAGACCGGCCTGCGCTACAGCACCAAG aacTGGGAGGAGGAATGGGAGAAGATAGTTGATATGGCGTCTCCTGTAGTCAGCAGCAATGGCCTACAGTTCGACTCGCTCGAAGACATCCATATCTTTGTCCTGTCGAATATCCTGCGCAGACCGATCATCGTAATCGCAG ATCAAGTGCTGAGGAGTATGAAGTCTGGCTCCTCTTTTTCACCCCTCAATGTAGGAGGGATTTATCTGCCGCTTCACTGGCCTGCAGGAGAATGCTACAAGTATCCCATAGTGCTCGGTTACGACTCGCAGCACTTTGCCCCTCTAATCACAATCAAAGACAGCGGCCCAG AGTTCCGAGCTCTCCCATTGATCAATCCAGGAAGGGGAGGCTTTGAAGAGCTGCGCATCCACTTCTTGACTGAAAAGGAGCAGCAACAGAAGGAGCGACTGCTAAATGAATATCTGATGCTCATGGAGATCCCAGTCATCGGTCTGGCTTATGACCCTACACAGATCATCAGGGCAGCTCG CCTTGACGAGGGCAATCTACCCGAGGACATGAACCTGATGGAAGACTACCTGCAGCTGGTGAATCATGAGTACAAGCGGTGGCAGGAGGACAAAGACGCATTGTGGGCCCCCACATCGCAGCAGGCGCCTCCACCCTTCTCCGTCTCACAGTTGTCGCTGATAGAGATTCGCTGTGCTACACCTCGCTGCACCTTCTACGTCTCGGTGGACACGCAGCCTCACTGCCACCAGTGCTTCGAAAAGCGACGCGCCAGCGGTAAACACGAAGCCATTACCAGTCGTCCCAACCGAACCAACCACGCCAACGCTCCATCCGAGCCAACGATCCCGAGCCCTCGGTCAGCACCACCTACTGCACCAAGCCTGAGCCTGTACAGCGAAACCCACGCCATGAAGTGCAAGACGCCCGGCTGTCTCTTCACTCTCAGTGTAGAGCACGATGGCTTGTGCGAACGCTGCTTCAATGCCCGCCAGGCGGGTAACGGGCAACCCCAGGGCCCTGCCCATGCCTGGGGACACACTCAATGGGGACAGAGTCCCCGAGATTGTGAAaaggacagagaaagagattcGCACTGCATCGCATGTCGGCAGGAGGTCAAACGGACGTTCAACGGCCTTTGTCCAACCTGCATGCGAAGGAATGCCCCACAGCAGGAGCCCAGAATTGACATGCCAGCATGGGTGCCTTCCAGAGAGCCGGAGCACCCCGGGACCACTGGTCACCCGTGGCAGACACAGACCGCACGGCCGTGCAAACGCCCGGGTTGCCAATTCTTTGGCACGTCCGAGAAGTTAGGATTCTGTACCATTTGTTATGTGGACTATCAGACCAATCACC AGGCAGCTCCAGCAGTGGTGCAGCCCAGACACACATCTGAGGCGGGTTTTCAGAACGTGCAGTGTCGTGGGCAGGATTGCGGTGCCATGGGCAAAGCGATGCTCGAGGGCTACTGCAACAAATGCTACGTGAAGGAGCAGAGCGCCAGACTGAGTGAAGCTGCTACCAGAGGTTCCGTTTCTCCTCCAAACTTG CGAGCGTCCAAGTCACGTCCAACGGCGACGCTTAGCCAAGCCCAGTGCCGGCGCAGTGGCTGTAAGAATGTATCGCCTGGATGCACGGACTTGTGCCCGGACTGCATGAACCGTGGTGGGCCTCGCGAGGGCCGTCGTGCCCATGCACCTAAAGAGAAGAGCAAGCAGCGCTGCAGGACGCAAGGCTGCGACCATTATGCCAACCAGGAGAAACAAGGCTACTGCAATGAGTGTGACCACTTCAAGCAGGTATACCGGGGCTGA